The window TTCCTTTTTGGCAGGTATTGCGATTTGCTACTCCTGCAATTTTAGCTGGAAATACAGTTGTTTTGAAGCATGCTTCAATTTGTTTCGGAAGTGGAAATGCTATCGTAGATGTTCTTCTTGAAGCAGGTTTCCCTGAAGGTGTTTTCCAGAATCTTGAAGTAGGGCATAAAGCGGTAAAGGAGATTCTTGAACATGACGCTGTAAAAGGAGTAAGCCTTACAGGCAGTGGAAAAGCCGGAGGTGAAGTAGCTTCAATTGCTGGTTTAAATATCAAAAAATCTTTGCTTGAATTAGGCGGAAGTGATGCATTTATCATTTTTGATGATGCCAATCTGGAGGAAGCTGCAAAAGCTGGAGTAAAATCCAGACTTCAAAACTGTGGGCAAACTTGTACAGCCGCAAAAAGATTTATTATTGACGAGAAGATCGAAAATGAATTTCTTCCTATATTCATTGAAGAATATAAAAAATATGAAATTGGAGATCCCTTAGATAAAGAAACCAAATTAGCGGGAATGGCAAGGCCTGACCTGGCTGACGAGTTGGAAGCTCAATTCAACAGGGCATTGGAAAATGGTGCGGAAATTATTATTCCTCTGGAAAGAGTTTCGGATAATGAATTTAAGCCAGGCTTAATCAGAGTTCAGGAAGGAAACCCAATTTTAAAAGAAGAACTTTTCGGTCCTCTTGGTATGATTATGATTGCAAAAAATGATGAAGAAGCCCTGCAAATGGCTAATGATATACCTTTTGGACTTTCCAATTCTGTATGGACTAAAAATAAAGACCGTCAGTTATTCTTCATTGAGAACCTTGAATCCGGAACCGTTAATATCAACAGAATGACAAGTTCTGATCCACGTTTTCCATTTGGAGGATCAAAGGCTTCAGGTTACGGAACAGAACTATCTCTATTAGCTTTAAAAGAATTTGTTACAGCTAAGACTGTTGTAGGTAATTAAGATTTGTATAATGTACAATGTAAAAAGTACAATGTATTGATGATATCAATTTATCATTATGTAAACAAAAATTCCAGGAAATTAATTTCCTGGAATTTTTGTTTTCTTATATGCTTTTACAAAAAGTAATTTTGCTTATTGCTTATTGCTTATTGCTTATTGCTTATTGCTTATTGCTTATTGCTTATTGCTTATACTGTCGTCAATCTCAGTGTATTCGTTTTTCCTCCTTCGTATGATGGAGTAGCATTGATGTTGATTACGAAATCTCCGGTTTCGATATAACCATAGTTATGCGTTAACATATTTACCTGGATAATCGTTTCATCAGTAGATTTCTTCATATCATAATAATAGGCGTGAACACCCCAAAGAAGGTTCAGCATCGTAATAACTCTTTTGTTACCACTGTATACAATGATATGAGAATTTGGTCTGTGTGCTGCAAGCTGGAAAGCCGTATACCCAGAATGAGTAAGTGTTACAATAGCAGAAACGTTTGTTGTTTTAGCAATTCTTACTGCTGCAAGGCACACCCTGTTGGTAATGAATCTTTCATCAATACAGTTATAATCTTTCTCGATAGGCTCATTTTTGTGTTGGTAAAAATGAGTCGTTTCAATATTCTTTACAATTTTAGCCATGTTTTCCACAACCTGTACCGGATATCTACCTACAGAAGTTTCTCCGGAAAGCATTACCGCATCAGCTCCGTCCAATACAGAGTTGGCCACGTCATTTACTTCAGCTCTTGTTGGTGTTAAGCTGTTGATCATTGTTTCCATCATCTGAGTAGCAATGATTACTGGTTTAGAATAGAATCTTGCTTTTTCTACCAGATTTTTCTGGATGGCAGGAACTTCTTCCATTGGAACTTCTACTCCAAGGTCTCCACGGGCAACCATTAATCCATCACATTCAAGAAGGATTTCTTCAATATTTTTAACGCCTTCAGGCTTTTCAATCTTCGCAATAATCGGAGTCTTGAATTTACCGTTTGGATGGTTTGCAATTAATTCTTTTAGGTCAATGATGTCCTGTGCATGACGAACAAATGATAAGGCAATCCAGTCAACTTCCATGTCAAGCATGAAATTAGCATCCTGAATATCCTTTTCTGTCAAAGCAGGAAGAGAAACATTTGTATTAGGTAGATTAACTCCTTTTTTAGAACTTAACGGACCTCCTTGAATGGTTTTCGCTTTTACAGTATCTTTTTCATTGGTTTCGATAACCTCCAGCATTAGCTTCCCATCATCAATAAGGATTCTTTCTCCTACTTTTACGTCTTGTGGAAACTGTTGATAAGTCATGTACACCTTAGTGGAATCTCCCTCCATCTTTTCGTTGGTGAAGGTAAGAATATCACCTGGGTTCAGGTAAGATCCCTCTTTTACAACTCCTACTCTCAGCTTAGGGCCCTGAAGATCTCCCAGGATTCCCACTGAATAACCATACTCGCTGTTGAGCTCTCTAATTATTTCAATATTTTTTCGAACTAAGTCGTAATCTGCATGGGAAAAATTTATTCTGAAAATATCAACACCCGCTTTCATTAAATCTAACATTACCTCCTTCGATGATGAAGCAGGTCCTAGTGTTGCGATAATTTTTGTCTTCTTTAAATACTTATTCATAATACTGGATAATTTGATAAAGTTCCTCTTCAGAACTCAGTGTATAATCTTGAATTGGAAACACAAGATTTTCAGGGAGCAAAATTACGGAAAAATCAGGAAACTGTTCCGAACTATGCAGAATATATTCCACATCTACCTGATTATTTAATAAAAATTTAATGTTTTCTTCTTCTGTAAAGAGTTCTGTCTGAACTTTTTTTTGCTTACTTTCAGAAGATTTATTTGAAATAAAGGTAAAACAGGTCCTGGAAAACTTGTGGTAGGCCTCAAATCTTGGAAAAAAATAATCATAATATCCTCCATGAAAGACAAGATCTTTTTTTCTTGAAAAACTGAGATTGTTAGCTTGATTTATTTTGTAAAAAAACTCATGAGCAGGTACATCTTTTGCTAATCTTACCAATCCTATGGTAATATCTTCAAATTCTATATCATCAAGATCATAAAGTTTTTGAATTTCCAAGTATATTTTCTTTTTTATTTAAAATATAAAATGCCCTTTGTGCTGCCTTTTCCTCTGCTTTTTTCTTGGAAGTTTCCGTTGCATTAGCAATTTTTCCTTCACCCAGCCACACGTGACATCGGAATACCACAGACTTATTAGCTTGTATTTCTTCGCAGGTTTCGTACTTTATATTGACTTTCTTCTTTTGGCTCCATTCAAGCAGGAGACCTTTATAGCTTACAATTTTGTTTTCAAGCTTATTGATTTCAGAAGGGGTCAGCAATTTTTCCAAAATAATCCTTTTACAGGTATCATAATGGAAGTCTAAATAAACGGCACCAATTAGAGCTTCAAATAAATTTCCGGAGATATTCTCACCCAAAGCGGAAGAACTGTTTTGCTTTTGCAAAAGGTTCGTAAGCTTGAGGTCTTCGCCTAATTTATTGAGGTTTTTCCTATTAACAATCTTAGATTTCATCTGGGTCAGATACCCCTCATTTGCCTGAGGATAGGTCTGGAACAGATGACAAGAAATAATTGTACCCAAAACAGAATCTCCCAAAAATTCAAGTCTTTCGTAATTGCTGTCTTGATTTTTAGAAGAATTTTTCAAAGAAAAGGCCTCGCGGTAAAGAGCTATATTCTGTACCTCTGTACCTAAAACTTTTTGAAGCTCGGTACTGAGAAAATATTCTCTCTCCGTTAATTGTCTTTTTCTTTTTTTGAGAAGGAATTTAGAAAAGTATTTCTGTAACTCCATTCATTGAATTTAGATTTTCTTAAATAGAACGCAAGCGTTATGCCCGCCAAATCCAAAAGTATTGCTCATGGCTACTTTTACATCTTTCTTCACAGCAGTGTTAAACGTAAAGTTTAGTCTGCTGTCAATATTTTCATCATCAGTAAAATGGTTGATGGTAGGAGGAACAGTACCATGAATAATAGTTCCCAATGCAGCAATAGCTTCAATAACACCTGCAGCACCAAGAAGGTGGCCCGTCATTGATTTTGTAGAATTAATCTGAATGTCATAAGCGTGCTCGCCTAATAATCTTGAGATTGCATTGGATTCTGCGATGTCTCCTAATGGAGTAGAAGTACCATGCATATTGATATGATCTACTTCATCAGCAGTTAAACCTGCATCTTCCAGGCAGCTCTTCATTACCAGATAAGCACCAAGGCCTTCAGGGTGAGGGGCAGTCATGTGATGTGCATCAGCACTTAGACCTCCTCCTAATAATTCTGCATAAATTGTAGCACCACG of the Chryseobacterium viscerum genome contains:
- a CDS encoding IPExxxVDY family protein, with product MEIQKLYDLDDIEFEDITIGLVRLAKDVPAHEFFYKINQANNLSFSRKKDLVFHGGYYDYFFPRFEAYHKFSRTCFTFISNKSSESKQKKVQTELFTEEENIKFLLNNQVDVEYILHSSEQFPDFSVILLPENLVFPIQDYTLSSEEELYQIIQYYE
- a CDS encoding aldehyde dehydrogenase family protein — protein: MEQLIESKLIKADKAFSVWRKVPFEERQKLIAKAAEILKNNSEKFGRIITTEMNKPISESIAEVEKCALMMNYYAAADNILKPEKVESEFAYSEVHYAPKGVILGVMPWNFPFWQVLRFATPAILAGNTVVLKHASICFGSGNAIVDVLLEAGFPEGVFQNLEVGHKAVKEILEHDAVKGVSLTGSGKAGGEVASIAGLNIKKSLLELGGSDAFIIFDDANLEEAAKAGVKSRLQNCGQTCTAAKRFIIDEKIENEFLPIFIEEYKKYEIGDPLDKETKLAGMARPDLADELEAQFNRALENGAEIIIPLERVSDNEFKPGLIRVQEGNPILKEELFGPLGMIMIAKNDEEALQMANDIPFGLSNSVWTKNKDRQLFFIENLESGTVNINRMTSSDPRFPFGGSKASGYGTELSLLALKEFVTAKTVVGN
- the rnc gene encoding ribonuclease III gives rise to the protein MELQKYFSKFLLKKRKRQLTEREYFLSTELQKVLGTEVQNIALYREAFSLKNSSKNQDSNYERLEFLGDSVLGTIISCHLFQTYPQANEGYLTQMKSKIVNRKNLNKLGEDLKLTNLLQKQNSSSALGENISGNLFEALIGAVYLDFHYDTCKRIILEKLLTPSEINKLENKIVSYKGLLLEWSQKKKVNIKYETCEEIQANKSVVFRCHVWLGEGKIANATETSKKKAEEKAAQRAFYILNKKENILGNSKTL
- the pyk gene encoding pyruvate kinase; the encoded protein is MNKYLKKTKIIATLGPASSSKEVMLDLMKAGVDIFRINFSHADYDLVRKNIEIIRELNSEYGYSVGILGDLQGPKLRVGVVKEGSYLNPGDILTFTNEKMEGDSTKVYMTYQQFPQDVKVGERILIDDGKLMLEVIETNEKDTVKAKTIQGGPLSSKKGVNLPNTNVSLPALTEKDIQDANFMLDMEVDWIALSFVRHAQDIIDLKELIANHPNGKFKTPIIAKIEKPEGVKNIEEILLECDGLMVARGDLGVEVPMEEVPAIQKNLVEKARFYSKPVIIATQMMETMINSLTPTRAEVNDVANSVLDGADAVMLSGETSVGRYPVQVVENMAKIVKNIETTHFYQHKNEPIEKDYNCIDERFITNRVCLAAVRIAKTTNVSAIVTLTHSGYTAFQLAAHRPNSHIIVYSGNKRVITMLNLLWGVHAYYYDMKKSTDETIIQVNMLTHNYGYIETGDFVININATPSYEGGKTNTLRLTTV